In a single window of the Littorina saxatilis isolate snail1 linkage group LG5, US_GU_Lsax_2.0, whole genome shotgun sequence genome:
- the LOC138966297 gene encoding venom toxin OcyC11-like has protein sequence MAGAFVSVVFVMALLLPGSFAPFVLMGSGCSHKGQVYEQGEVWYHKGECSRYGCFNQDSPSTYRMTCPKYPIPDCQYKLVSSPNSPFPYCCVHPVCH, from the exons ATGGCTGGTGCGTTTGtatcagttgtttttgtgatggcGTTACTGTTACCGGGCTCCTTTGCTCCTTTTGTTCTCATGGGAA GTGGGTGCAGTCACAAGGGTCAGGTGTACGAACAGGGAGAGGTGTGGTATCACAAGGGAGAGTGTTCTCGCTATGGATGTTTCAACCAGGACAGCCCCAGTACTTACAGAATGAC GTGTCCGAAGTATCCGATCCCAGACTGCCAGTATAAGCTGGTCAGCTCCCCCAACTCTCCCTTCCCCTACTGCTGCGTCCACCCCGTCTGCCACTGA
- the LOC138966299 gene encoding leucine-rich repeat-containing protein 39-like, which translates to MAGTKSYRLRIEVEDPLYHGQKKLKVRGKDLSNLSSAVFSLLELEVLDLSPEREACLDYKLTSIPPDIGRLINLTTLMLDTNDLTQVPPEIALLQNLERMALSNNRLTSLPHEFKNMKMLRSLHMANNQFPDLPIQLCHIPTLEFLDMSDNLIKTLPDQINQMENLQTLLLFINHLTKLPDSICEMTELRCLWVGNNYIRALPRNFGRLVNLDWGHRYTSSALNGNPLIHPPLEICRMGPQAIERYMSSISGERREEGAREEGRRGRGRGEGRKDSREEVNGRR; encoded by the exons ATGGCAGGGACCAAATCGTACCGATTGCGAATCGAGGTGGAAGACCCGCTGTACCACGGTCAGAAGAAGCTGAAG GTGCGCGGCAAGGACCTGAGCAACCTGTCGTCTGCTGTCTTCAGCCTGCTGGAGCTGGAGGTGCTGGACCTCAGTCCGGAGCGCGAGGCGTGTCTGGACTACAAGCTGACCTCCATCCCGCCCGACATTGGCCGTCTCATCAACCTGACCACGCTCATGTTGGACACCAATGATCTCACTCAG GTACCGCCGGAAATCGCTTTGCTACAGAACCTTGAACGAATGGCGCTAAGCAACAACCGCCTGACGTCACTTCCGCATGAGTTCAAGAACATGAAGATGCTGCGCAGCCTGCACATGGCAAACAACCAGTTCCCCGACCTGCCCATACAGCTCTGTCACATCCCGACACTGGAGTTCCTAGACATGTCAGACAACTTGATCAAG ACGCTTCCCGATCAAATCAACCAGATGGAGAACCTTCAAACCCTCCTACTCTTCATCAACCACCTTACAAAGCTACCAGACTCCATCTGCGAAATGACGGAACTGCGCTGCCTCTGGGTTGGCAATAACTACATCCGGGCACTGCCCAGAAACTTTGGTCGTTTGGTGAACCTAGACTGGGGCCATCGCTACACGTCGTCTGCTCTTAACGGAAACCCCTTAATTCACCCTCCCCTGGAAATCTGTCGCATGGGTCCTCAGGCGATTGAACGTTACATGAGTTCGATTTCTGGCgagaggagggaggagggggcgAGGGAGGAGGGGCGGCGGGGGAGGGGCCGCGGGGAGGGACGCAAAGACAGCAGAGAAGAAGTGAACGGAAGGAGATAG